The following is a genomic window from Aeromonas sp. FDAARGOS 1405.
GTGGGTTGGCCCCAAGCTGCAAGACCAGATGGCCAAGGTGGCTAACCATCTCGACCTGACCGTCGACTACGGCTGGCTGTGGTTCATCGCCCAACCGCTGCACTGGCTGCTGACCGTGTTCCACGGTTTCGTCCAGAACTGGGGTCTGGCCATCATCATGCTGACCCTGCTGGTGCGCGGCATCATGTTCCCGCTGACCAAGGCCCAGTACACCTCCATGGCCAAGATGCGCATGCTGCAACCCAAGATTGCGGCCCTGCGCGAGCGCTTCGGCGATGACCGCCAGAAGATGTCTCAGGGCATGATGGAGCTGTACAAGAAGGAGAAGGTCAACCCGCTGGGTGGCTGCCTGCCGATCCTGGTTCAGATGCCGATCTTCATCGCCCTTTACTGGGCACTGATGGAGTCCGTTGAACTGCGTCACGCGCCGTTTGCCCTGTGGATCACTGACCTGTCAGTGAAGGACCCCTTCTTCGTGCTGCCAATCCTCATGGGTGCCTCCATGTGGTATCTGCAGAAGATGAGCCCGACCACCGTAACCGACCCGATGCAGCAGAAAGTGATGCAGTTCATGCCGATCATCTTCACTTTCATGTTCCTCTGGTTCCCGGCTGGCCTGACTCTCTACTGGCTGGTGAGCAACGTCATCTCCATCATCCAGCAGACCATCATCTATCGTCAGCTGGAGAAGAAAGGACTGCATTCACGCAGCTAATCTTCCCGTGATGACAAAAGAGGCGGCCTTCGGGCCGCCTTTTTTATTACAATGTCTCCACTACGTTTTCCTATCAGCGAACAAACGAGCCAAGCAAGATGACAACAGATACGATCGTGGCCCAGGCCACCGCGCCAGGCCGTGGTGGCGTCGGCATAGTCCGGGTCTCCGGCCCCGCCGCCGAACAGGTCGCCGGGATAGTGCTCGGCAAGCTCCCGCGGGTGCGCTACGCCGAATATCTGCCGTTCAAGGATGAGCAAGGCCAGGTACTGGATCAGGGCATAGCCCTGCTGTTCAAAGCCCCCAACAGCTTCACCGGCGAGGATGTGCTGGAGCTGCAGGGCCACGGCGGCCCCGTCATCATGGACATGCTGATCCGCCGCATTCTGAAAATCGATGGCATCCGCCCTGCCCGCCCCGGCGAGTTCAGCGAGCGCGCCTTCATCAACGACAAGCTGGATCTGGCCCAGGCCGAAGCCATCGCTGACCTTATTGAAGCCTCCAGCGAACAGGCCGCCCGCAGCGCAATGCACTCCCTGCAGGGGCAGTTCTCCAGCAAAATCCAGCAGCTTGTGGAGAGCCTGATCCGGCTGCGCATCTATGTGGAAGCGGCCATCGACTTCCCGGACGAGGAGATCGACTTCCTCTCCGACGGCAAGGTGGCGGGCGACCTTTACACCATCATGTCCGAGCTGGACGACGTGTGCGGGGAAGCCAAACAGGGCGCCCTGCTGCGGGAAGGGATGAAGGTGGTGATCGCCGGTCGTCCCAACGCTGGCAAATCGAGCCTGCTCAACGCCCTGGCGGGGCGCGAGTCGGCCATCGTCACCGAGATCGCTGGCACCACCCGCGATGTGCTGCGCGAGCACATCCATCTCGATGGCATGCCGCTACACATCATCGATACCGCCGGTCTGCGCGACACTCAGGACAAGGTGGAGCAGATCGGTATCGAACGAGCCTGGGCCGAGATCGAACAGGCCGATCGGGTGCTGTTTATGGTGGATGGCACCACCACAGATGCGGTCGACCCGCGCGAGATCTGGCCGGAATTTGTTGATCGGTTGCCAAAAAACATCGGCCTCACCGTCATTCGCAACAAGGCCGACCTGACCGGCGAGGATCTGGCACCGAGTCAGGAGCAGGGCCACGCCGTCTACCGCATCTCCGCCAAGACCGAGCTGGGGCTGCCTGCCCTGCGCGAGCACCTGAAAGCCTGCATGGGCTTCCAGGGCAACACCGAAGGGGGCTTTATGGCCCGCCGCCGCCATCTGGATGCGCTGGAACGTGCCGCCGAGCGCCTGCTGGTGGCCAAAGAGCAACTGGAAGTGTTCGTGGCTGGCGAGCTGGTGGCCGAAGAGTTGCGCCTGGCGCAGGAGTCCCTCTCCGAGATCACCGGCGAATTCAGCTCCGACGATCTGCTGGGCCGCATCTTCTCCAGCTTCTGCATCGGCAAGTAATGTGGTGAAAAATCAGCAATAAAAAGCAGCCAGTGAGAACATAAGGCATTGTAAATATTGGACTTTGTTTTTTACTGGCTATTCTTGCCTGATCTTGTTTCGTGAGAATTTACCCCGAGAGTACCCCAAAGTAACCTCTTGGGGTACTTTTGGGGGACACTTATGAAGATCAGCATCGAATACCGCGCACCGGACGCCGAAGGCAAGCGCGCTCTGCGCTTAACCTACTACGCCGGCTCCTACCTTGACCAAACCACGGGCATCCGCAAGCACAAACGCAGCAGAGAGACCCTGGATCTCTTCCTGTACGACAAGCCGCGTACCCCAGCACAGCGGCTCCACAACAAAGAAACCCAGCGAGCAGCCGAAGCCATCCGCGCCAAGCGACTCTTCGAGTACGAGACTGGTAAACACCATCTGGATTTCTCGAACGCCTACAAGGCCAGCTTCTTCGAGTACTTCCAAGATGTTACAGACCAAAAAGCGGCAGGTAGCAAGAGCAACCACTCCATCTGGATATCAGCCCTCAAGCATTTACGCCAGTACCATAAGCTGCCGGAACTGACTTTCGAGGAAGTAGATCAGCTGTTCCTGGAGGGGTTTCGGCATTACCTGATGCACAAGGCCCGCACCAAAAGCGGCACACCACTGAGCCGCAACACCCAAAGTGCCTATTTCAACAAGTTAAGGGCGGCCCTGAACCAGGCTGAGCAGGAACGGCTGCTACCGGATAATCCGGTACGACGTGTCAAAGCTATCCAGGGGGAGAAGAACAAACGGGTTTACCTGACCGAAGACGAGGTACGAGCCTTGGCCCAGGCCGAGTGCCGGTACGACGTTCTTAAGCGCGCCTTTCTGTTCTCTTGTTGCACTGGCTTGCGCTGGTCCGACATTCACAAGCTGACCTGGGCCGAGCTGGAGCCCTTCTATGGCCATTACCGTATCGTCTTCACCCAGAAAAAGACCAGCGGCCTGCAATACCTGGATTTGAATGACATGGCGATGCAGCTGATGGGGCGCCCAGGCAAGGCAACAGAGCGGATCTTCAAGGGCCTCAAGTACTCGGCTTGGCACAACATGGAGCTCACCCGGTGGGCGTTGCAGGCGGGTATAACCAAGAAGGTCACCTTCCACAGCGCGCGTCATACCTTCGCCGTCATCCAGCTTAACCGCGGCGTTGATATCTATGCCCTCTCCCGCTTGCTGGGGCACAGTGAGCTGAGAACCACCGAAATCTACGCCGACATTCTTGAATCGCGGCGCCGAGATGCCATGCTCGATTTCCCCAATGTCTTGGGGTGATAGAAGCACCCTCGACGAGATCATAGCCAGGAAGAGCCAACAAATAGGCCAGCGCAACCATGCGCTGGCCTAGATTATCTTAGATAATATAGATCGGATTTCAGGATCGCCCTGCAGCCCAAGCGGTAACTGGGTTTCACTGAATTGGCTTGTGACCGTTATCGTGAACTTTGTGACCACTTTCGTGATAGTTTGTGACCGTTATCGTGATAGTGCAGGCCGGCCGATGGTAAACCGCCCCTTGGCATGTTCACTGATTGACCAACCCAGTTCAGCCAGTTCATACAGCGCCTTGCGAACTCGCGATTGCCGCTTTCGGTTGGTGGCCGCGCTGGACTTATCAGGAAAAGCGTAAGAGACCAGTTTATCTAAACCTACTGGCTTGCTGCGGCCACAATCAATCCAGGCACAAAGCCGCTGATGCAATATCCGGGCAGTGCTACTACGCAGTTGCCGTACCTCAGCCAGATCGATATAGGTATATCGGCCATTACCCAATATGGCATTGGTCAGCAATGGATTAAGCGCCACAAAGAGCCTATCGGTCAGGGGATCGCTGGCATAGTTCGCCAGCAGACGAAAACCACTACGCAAGCCTGCTACCTGTGCTATTACCGACACCTTCCACAACCGCTCGACAGTGCGACGCACCGTATTGGTGTCACGAGGGTTTGCGTAACCAATCTCCTTGGCCAGTTTGCGCAAGCTGCTTTTGACTACCAAGACATCCTGCTGGTTGGCAATCCCACGCAGCTGAAGTAGGTCTCGTAATATCTCTCCGGTTTCACCACTCGCAATAGGCCCAATCTTGCCACTTTCTGATTCAAGCCCAGCTAGGGCAACCAACCCTTGAAGTACGCGCAAATCGTCAGCCCCCAAGGGTTCTGGCCCAGAAAACTCAATCTGATTACCGTTATCCAAACGGTAAATCACCTCCAGCTTGTCACGGCGGCGTTGGCCATTCGAGATCGCCCTAAACAACCCGGGAGCAAGGCAGTGCATATGGTCGTGCCGGGCATGAGTCAATTCAAAGCAAGGCACGTTTGCCCCCAGCCCAGTGTATTTCGTCAAAACCAGCGGGGTACAGCACGCCACCTTCCTTCCGCTCCAGCCAGCGCTCCGGTAGTGGCGGCCCATAATTGCTTTTGCTTACCCCAAACCGCACGTAAAGCTGGCTCTTCTCTACCGATACGCCCAGCTTCTGCGCCTCTTTCTTGGTCATAGTGGCGAGATAGGCCTGCCAGCGAACGTTGTCAACCAGTACCGACGAACCACGGCTTGCCTGCTGCAGATCGCCAGCTTCTTGGAATGCCGCAGATTTACTGGTGTGGTGTACAAACAACACAGCGCATCCCTTCAGCATGGCCAGCCGTTCCAGCTGACCCAGCACCAGTGTCATAGCACAGGCTGCATTCTCATCAGCATCGTGAAAGCGTCTCAGTGTATCGATAACCACCAACCTGACCCCCTCAGCCCAAATGGCAATCGCTTCCCACCAATGGCTATCCAGCACATTCGGGCTGGCACCCTGAAGCGATATCAAACGAAGGTATCGTTCAACGTTGGCACGAAGTTCAGCATCAAGACCTCTGCCCAAGGCAAACAAGCGCTGGTGCAGTACAGGCCAAGGGTCCTCGGCAGGCAGGTAGAGCACAGCTCCCCTGCCCAGATTGCCAAGCCCAATCCAATCCGGCCCACCGGATATCTGCATTGCCAGTTGCAATGCCAACATCGATTTGCCCACCCCTCCCGGTGACACCAAAGCACCAACGCAGCCAACAGGCAGCCCCGGGAGGACAAAATCGAGGGGTTTTGGAGGCTCAACAAAAGCCGACCGGAGATCCTGGGGGCAGAGAGATGTAATCAGATCCTGTGTCATACCCACCTCACAACCGCCCATGGCTAGCTTGCCGCACACGCTTGGTTACATGCTCAGTGAGTTCGGCGTCCGGTGAAATGCGGTGGGAGAGCAGCCAATCCAGCAGCTCAACGCGCTTGAAGTAGATCTTTTTGCCTTGTGGCTTGTAATGCGGCAGACGCTTTTCACTGGTCAGCCGGTACACATAGCAGATAGAAACCCCCAGCAACTCAGCGCACTCCTCGGCAGAAAGCACCTCTTTTTGCGCCTGTCCTTGCTGGATTACCAACTGCTTAAGCTCATAAAGCTCTTTCAGGATTGCCCCATTCGGATCACTGAAAACTGACGAATTTTGTTCGCGCATGCAGATTGTCTCCTAGTTACAAACATCAGCATGCAAGAGCGTACCGGGGACCTAACGAAATCCAGACCGCTGTAAGTGCCCGTTTTGGGCACTTACAGCGCTTTTGAGAAAAACTTTACATGTGGAGGTTTAAAAATGTAGATATGAGAAGTAATTTTATGAAACTGATTTTATTATCTACATCAGATAGATATTGAATCAACACACTCTATCTGGATTCACATAAAACCCTAAAATTATTGAAAAGTTGCTCTTGGGTATCGGACAGACTCATACCCCACAGCGATGCTAGTTGCCTCTCTGCAATCTCGCTATCCCATGGCATTAGTGTATTATTTTGAAACTTTCCAAACGGACCATCCGTCTCGGTTAGAATTCGTGATTTTGGCATTTTTAAAGCTAGAGCTTTACCCTTTGATGTCTGTAACATGGCTGGGCCAACAGAGAACCAACAACCTATTTCAATTGCGTCTTGAAGCTGCTTTGGAGTACCAGTAAACCAATGCAGTATTGGTGTACCTTCACTAGCCTTGAGTTCATCAATTACAGTAGCTGCACACCCTCGGCTATGGATAGTCATTATTCTACCTCCAGCACGACTCACACTACGCAATATATGCCTTAATACCTTAAGTTGAACTTCCCAGTGTTCTTTGAAGCCACTTCCACCATCAAGACCTATTTCACCCACGTACTGTGTTTCAGGGAGTAACGCATCGAATAAATCCAACTCTTGGAATCTTTGATGCGCAATTTGTGGATGAAGTCCTAATGCCGTTCGTATCCTCTTCCCCCCCTGAGCAAGCCTACAAGTTCCCTCCCAAGCCTTAGGCGTTGTTGTCACAGACAATACGTAGGCTCCTCGCCTTTTGCATTCCTCGGCCACCTTGAATGGCTCGGGGTACAAATCGAGGTGACAATGCATATCTATACTCACCGAACACCTTCAGACTTCAGAAAGGCATCCACTTCATTCAGTCCGTCTAAGAAGACTCTCTGAAACTCTTGAAAATCGGCTATTGGTAATGGTCCGCTATTCGCAACCCAAGAACCAATCCTGCGAGTTGCCTTCTCTGCAACCGCAATCCGTAATGCAAGAACATCATCTCTACGGTCTGTCTCACTTAAAACATGGGCAACACGATCAAAAGTGTATTCAACGTTCTCTATGATTCCACCAGCTTTCAACGCTGAGCGTCGAATAATACAGGGGACACAAATGCCACATTGCTGGTTAGAGCGCTTCCAATGACTACATGAAACAGTATTGTCCACAATATCTGATAATAATTTTCTGTTCTTACAGTCTAAAGCCATTTGTCCTTTAGTTTTAAACTGATAAGGATTTAAAATACGGCATGGGATCATCGCCTTTTCAAAAATCCTTTGGATACTGTCGATAAAGTATGGATGGGTTGTTCTTGTGCTCAACGAACCAATACGCCTATTAGTCAATGGAGCATTCAATGAGATAAATCCATTTTCAGGCACAAACAATTCAACTTCATCTTTCTGAGATACCTCTTGCACAGCACAAGCTCCGATAGCCGCAAACGCAAGAAAATTTAAGCTGCGTGTTCGCATAGAAATATCAGTCTCACCGATAGACAGGTGAGGGTCAGCGTTAACCTGAAAACGAGAATACCGCCCAGAGAGCGCTGAAGCTATCTTATCCTGATGGGATTTATCTCCTTTGTATGCATGACTTACCAATAATGGGGCACGCCCCTGGGCAAGAAGATCGATCGCCCCAATGGCAGAATCGAGCCCTCCTGAAAATAAGCACACAGAATCAAGTCCCTGGAGTTGAACTAACTGGAAACGGTCAGACCCACTATATGGCTTGGGAGAAGCAAAACCACCTTCCTTAAATTCAAAATCCCACATGTCACCGCTGAGAAAATGGAGCGATTTTTCAATATCCTTTTTCAGGGGGAGCCAGCGTTCAGGCTCATTCAGCGGCAGTTGAAGAAAAAACTGGCGAGTCCAGCCATCTTCAGTGTCAGAGCGGCGAACAAAAGTATCTGCAGCTGTAACGGCTAGTGCTATTGTCAGAAAGTCCATAGCTTGGCTAGGAATACTGACCCCCAAACGCTTTATCTTATCTATGATCGGGTTTCCGATGAAAGATATATCACTACGGTGCTTGCCACCCAGCCCATAAAGTTGCACCGGCAACAAGCCATCTTCAGCTAAAGGCAGCAACTGATAATCGTGATGGAATACTAACTTTGTCACTGGTAGGTCTCCCATTCCTTCCATACATCTATGATGGCTTGACGCTCAATCTGTACCATTTGCTGACGGCTGACGTTTCTCACCTTACCAGTTAGTTTGGTTGCCATATGCTTATCAACTACAACCTTGATGAGTTCCCGCAGTTCAGTTTCTGCTCTCAGAGCCTGAGAAGGTGTATTGGCTTTGTTCCATGCTTTATCGGAATCCATAACCATCTGCAGGAAGATGATTTCAGCCAAGTAACCAATCATTGTGTCGACAATAACATCATCAGTGATGCACTGGGGATCGAAAGTCTCCACCCCATCCAAAGCCTCTACAAGAGCATGATTCATTGCGGCACGGATCTTATCCGAATCTCCATCCCCAGTGGCCAGCGCCTGCGTTATCGTGGAAATAGCAAGCTCACAAGGCAGGCCGGCTAAACTCCCAAGATCGACACTAGCTTCGCCCGAAGCTGCCGGTACACCAGCCAGAATGCTGAAAAGTCCCGCACCTGCATTGGTGGCACTTCCCATTCTTCTGGCAGCATTACTGCTTCCACCACTGGCTTT
Proteins encoded in this region:
- the mnmE gene encoding tRNA uridine-5-carboxymethylaminomethyl(34) synthesis GTPase MnmE, whose amino-acid sequence is MTTDTIVAQATAPGRGGVGIVRVSGPAAEQVAGIVLGKLPRVRYAEYLPFKDEQGQVLDQGIALLFKAPNSFTGEDVLELQGHGGPVIMDMLIRRILKIDGIRPARPGEFSERAFINDKLDLAQAEAIADLIEASSEQAARSAMHSLQGQFSSKIQQLVESLIRLRIYVEAAIDFPDEEIDFLSDGKVAGDLYTIMSELDDVCGEAKQGALLREGMKVVIAGRPNAGKSSLLNALAGRESAIVTEIAGTTRDVLREHIHLDGMPLHIIDTAGLRDTQDKVEQIGIERAWAEIEQADRVLFMVDGTTTDAVDPREIWPEFVDRLPKNIGLTVIRNKADLTGEDLAPSQEQGHAVYRISAKTELGLPALREHLKACMGFQGNTEGGFMARRRHLDALERAAERLLVAKEQLEVFVAGELVAEELRLAQESLSEITGEFSSDDLLGRIFSSFCIGK
- a CDS encoding site-specific integrase, encoding MKISIEYRAPDAEGKRALRLTYYAGSYLDQTTGIRKHKRSRETLDLFLYDKPRTPAQRLHNKETQRAAEAIRAKRLFEYETGKHHLDFSNAYKASFFEYFQDVTDQKAAGSKSNHSIWISALKHLRQYHKLPELTFEEVDQLFLEGFRHYLMHKARTKSGTPLSRNTQSAYFNKLRAALNQAEQERLLPDNPVRRVKAIQGEKNKRVYLTEDEVRALAQAECRYDVLKRAFLFSCCTGLRWSDIHKLTWAELEPFYGHYRIVFTQKKTSGLQYLDLNDMAMQLMGRPGKATERIFKGLKYSAWHNMELTRWALQAGITKKVTFHSARHTFAVIQLNRGVDIYALSRLLGHSELRTTEIYADILESRRRDAMLDFPNVLG
- the repC gene encoding replication protein C, IncQ-type, translated to MHCLAPGLFRAISNGQRRRDKLEVIYRLDNGNQIEFSGPEPLGADDLRVLQGLVALAGLESESGKIGPIASGETGEILRDLLQLRGIANQQDVLVVKSSLRKLAKEIGYANPRDTNTVRRTVERLWKVSVIAQVAGLRSGFRLLANYASDPLTDRLFVALNPLLTNAILGNGRYTYIDLAEVRQLRSSTARILHQRLCAWIDCGRSKPVGLDKLVSYAFPDKSSAATNRKRQSRVRKALYELAELGWSISEHAKGRFTIGRPALSR
- a CDS encoding helicase RepA family protein, with translation MTQDLITSLCPQDLRSAFVEPPKPLDFVLPGLPVGCVGALVSPGGVGKSMLALQLAMQISGGPDWIGLGNLGRGAVLYLPAEDPWPVLHQRLFALGRGLDAELRANVERYLRLISLQGASPNVLDSHWWEAIAIWAEGVRLVVIDTLRRFHDADENAACAMTLVLGQLERLAMLKGCAVLFVHHTSKSAAFQEAGDLQQASRGSSVLVDNVRWQAYLATMTKKEAQKLGVSVEKSQLYVRFGVSKSNYGPPLPERWLERKEGGVLYPAGFDEIHWAGGKRALL
- a CDS encoding helix-turn-helix domain-containing protein, which translates into the protein MREQNSSVFSDPNGAILKELYELKQLVIQQGQAQKEVLSAEECAELLGVSICYVYRLTSEKRLPHYKPQGKKIYFKRVELLDWLLSHRISPDAELTEHVTKRVRQASHGRL
- the qatD gene encoding Qat anti-phage system TatD family nuclease QatD, translating into MHCHLDLYPEPFKVAEECKRRGAYVLSVTTTPKAWEGTCRLAQGGKRIRTALGLHPQIAHQRFQELDLFDALLPETQYVGEIGLDGGSGFKEHWEVQLKVLRHILRSVSRAGGRIMTIHSRGCAATVIDELKASEGTPILHWFTGTPKQLQDAIEIGCWFSVGPAMLQTSKGKALALKMPKSRILTETDGPFGKFQNNTLMPWDSEIAERQLASLWGMSLSDTQEQLFNNFRVLCESR
- the qatC gene encoding Qat anti-phage system QueC-like protein QatC — its product is MTKLVFHHDYQLLPLAEDGLLPVQLYGLGGKHRSDISFIGNPIIDKIKRLGVSIPSQAMDFLTIALAVTAADTFVRRSDTEDGWTRQFFLQLPLNEPERWLPLKKDIEKSLHFLSGDMWDFEFKEGGFASPKPYSGSDRFQLVQLQGLDSVCLFSGGLDSAIGAIDLLAQGRAPLLVSHAYKGDKSHQDKIASALSGRYSRFQVNADPHLSIGETDISMRTRSLNFLAFAAIGACAVQEVSQKDEVELFVPENGFISLNAPLTNRRIGSLSTRTTHPYFIDSIQRIFEKAMIPCRILNPYQFKTKGQMALDCKNRKLLSDIVDNTVSCSHWKRSNQQCGICVPCIIRRSALKAGGIIENVEYTFDRVAHVLSETDRRDDVLALRIAVAEKATRRIGSWVANSGPLPIADFQEFQRVFLDGLNEVDAFLKSEGVR